A part of Diceros bicornis minor isolate mBicDic1 chromosome 10, mDicBic1.mat.cur, whole genome shotgun sequence genomic DNA contains:
- the ICOS gene encoding inducible T-cell costimulator, with the protein MKSDLWYFFLFCFQVEVLTGKINDSAKSEMFTFHDGGVQISCKYPETVRQFKMQLLKGRQVLCNLTKTEESGDTAPVRSPKFCQSQLSNNSVSFFLSNLDASHASYYSCKLFVFDPPPFLEDVLSKEYLHIYESQLCCQLKFWLPIGCAAFVVVYIFACVLICWLVKKKYRSSVHDPNSEYMFMASVNTAKKPRLADVTRHMEVSGTQA; encoded by the exons GAAAAATCAATGATTCTGCCAAGTCTGAGATGTTTACATTTCACGACGGAGGTGTACAAATTTCATGCAAATACCCCGAGACTGTCCGGCAGTTTAAAATGCAGCTGCTGAAAGGGAGGCAAGTCCTCTGCAACCTCACGAAGACTGAGGAGAGCGGAGACACGGCGCCCGTGAGGAGCCCGAAGTTCTGCCAGTCTCAGCTCTCCAACAACAGTGTGTCTTTCTTCCTGTCTAACCTGGACGCTTCCCACGCCAGCTACTACTCCTGCAAACTCTTCGTTtttgatcctcctccttttctagaAGACGTTCTTAGCAAAGAATATTTGCATATTTATG AATCACAGCTTTGTTGCCAACTGAAGTTCTGGTTACCCATAGGATGTGCGGCTTTTGTGGTGGTCTACATTTTCGCCTGTGTACTTATATGTTGGCTTGTGAAAAAG AAGTATCGCTCCAGTGTGCACGACCCTAATAGTGAATACATGTTCATGGCCTCAGTGAACACAGCTAAAAAGCCCAGACTCGCAG ATGTGACCCGTCATATGGAAGTCTCTGGCACCCAGGCGTGA